One Leifsonia shinshuensis DNA window includes the following coding sequences:
- a CDS encoding DNA-3-methyladenine glycosylase gives MTLYRPGRDVFAASALEVAPQLLGAVLRHETEEGVVGIRISEVEAYVGDGVDPGSHSFRGRTKRNAVMYGGPGHLYTYFTYGMHVCANVVCSPEGVSSAVLLRAGEVVEGAELAAHRRGGPVGRAVAARDLARGPARLVVAAGILLSENGSDLFAPPFELELPTVQPAYETGPRTGVSGAGGSVTFPWRYWLPGDPTVSPYKRHPKSHD, from the coding sequence ATGACGCTCTACCGGCCCGGGCGCGACGTGTTCGCCGCGTCGGCGCTGGAGGTCGCGCCGCAACTGCTCGGCGCCGTGCTCCGCCACGAGACGGAGGAGGGCGTCGTCGGCATCCGGATCAGCGAGGTGGAGGCCTACGTCGGCGACGGCGTCGACCCCGGCTCGCACTCCTTCCGCGGCCGCACCAAGCGCAACGCGGTGATGTACGGCGGCCCCGGCCACCTCTACACGTACTTCACCTATGGGATGCACGTCTGCGCGAACGTGGTGTGCTCGCCCGAGGGTGTGTCGTCGGCGGTGCTGCTGCGGGCCGGGGAGGTCGTGGAGGGCGCGGAGCTGGCCGCACACAGGCGCGGCGGTCCCGTCGGCCGGGCCGTCGCGGCGCGCGACCTGGCGCGGGGACCCGCGCGACTGGTGGTGGCGGCCGGCATCCTGCTGTCGGAGAACGGCTCCGACCTGTTCGCGCCGCCGTTCGAGCTGGAGCTGCCGACCGTCCAGCCGGCCTACGAGACCGGCCCGCGCACCGGCGTCTCCGGAGCGGGCGGGAGCGTGACCTTCCCCTGGCGGTACTGGCTCCCCGGCGACCCCACGGTCAGCCCCTACAAGCGCCACCCCAAATCCCACGACTGA
- the argH gene encoding argininosuccinate lyase, giving the protein MTADSTDGVGKTDEGKLWGARFAGGPSPELAALSKSTHFDWALASYDIAGSRAHAKALAAAGYLTDQELAGMIGALDVLETDVLSGSFAAAESDEDVHGALERGLIERAGAELGGKLRAGRSRNDQIATLVRLYLRDHAGIIAERLIALIDAIAAQADAHPTAIMPGRTHLQHAQPVLLAHHLLAHCWPLVRDLERLADWDRRANVSPYGSGALAGSTLGLDPLLVARELGFAISSENSIDGTAARDVVAEFAFVAAQIGVDVSRFAEEIILWNTREFGFVTLDDSYSTGSSIMPQKKNPDIAELARGKAGRLIGNLTGLLSTLKGLPLAYNRDLQEDKEPVFDSVQTLEVVLPAFAGMVATLRFHTDRMAELAPQGFSLATDVAEWLVKQHVPFRNAHEITGSLVKYAEDNGLELSDLTDEQLAAVSPLLTPEVRSVLTVEGSVASRAGAGGTAPDRVADQLATLTERVRALTRALIATRRDLG; this is encoded by the coding sequence ATGACCGCGGACAGCACCGACGGCGTCGGCAAGACCGACGAGGGCAAGCTCTGGGGCGCGCGCTTCGCGGGCGGACCGTCGCCCGAGCTGGCCGCGCTGAGCAAGTCCACCCACTTCGACTGGGCGCTCGCGTCCTACGACATCGCCGGCTCCCGCGCCCACGCCAAGGCGCTCGCGGCGGCCGGCTACCTCACCGACCAGGAGCTGGCCGGGATGATCGGCGCCCTCGACGTCCTGGAGACCGACGTGCTCTCCGGCTCCTTCGCCGCCGCCGAGAGCGACGAGGACGTGCACGGCGCGCTCGAGCGCGGCCTGATCGAGCGGGCGGGCGCCGAGCTCGGCGGCAAGCTGCGCGCCGGCCGCAGCCGCAACGACCAGATCGCGACGCTCGTGCGCCTCTACCTGCGCGACCACGCCGGGATCATCGCCGAGCGCCTGATCGCGCTGATCGACGCGATCGCCGCCCAGGCGGACGCGCATCCCACCGCGATCATGCCCGGCCGCACCCACCTGCAGCACGCGCAGCCCGTCCTGCTCGCCCACCACCTGCTGGCGCACTGCTGGCCGCTGGTGCGCGACCTGGAGCGGCTGGCCGACTGGGACCGGCGCGCGAACGTCTCGCCGTACGGCTCGGGTGCCCTCGCCGGGTCCACGCTCGGGCTCGATCCACTGCTGGTCGCCCGGGAGCTCGGCTTCGCGATCAGCTCGGAGAACTCCATCGACGGCACCGCCGCGCGCGACGTCGTGGCCGAGTTCGCCTTCGTCGCGGCGCAGATCGGTGTGGACGTGTCGCGCTTCGCCGAGGAGATCATTCTCTGGAACACGCGCGAGTTCGGCTTCGTGACCCTGGATGACTCGTACTCCACGGGCTCCTCGATCATGCCGCAGAAGAAGAACCCGGACATCGCGGAGCTCGCCCGCGGCAAGGCGGGGCGCCTGATCGGCAACCTGACCGGGCTGCTGAGCACGCTCAAGGGCCTCCCGCTGGCGTACAACCGCGACCTCCAGGAGGACAAGGAGCCGGTCTTCGACTCGGTGCAGACGCTGGAGGTCGTCCTGCCCGCGTTCGCCGGGATGGTCGCGACGCTGCGCTTCCACACCGACCGGATGGCGGAGCTCGCGCCGCAGGGCTTCTCGCTCGCGACCGACGTCGCGGAGTGGCTGGTCAAGCAGCACGTTCCGTTCCGGAACGCCCACGAGATCACCGGCAGCCTGGTGAAGTACGCGGAGGACAACGGGCTGGAGCTGAGCGACCTGACGGACGAGCAGCTCGCCGCCGTGTCGCCGCTGCTGACGCCCGAGGTGCGCTCGGTGCTGACCGTGGAGGGGTCGGTCGCGAGCCGCGCCGGGGCCGGCGGGACCGCTCCCGACCGCGTCGCCGACCAGCTCGCGACGCTGACCGAGCGGGTCCGAGCGCTGACCCGTGCCCTGATCGCCACCCGGCGGGACCTGGGCTGA
- the argF gene encoding ornithine carbamoyltransferase, which translates to MTRHFLRDDDLSPAEQAEVLDLAARLKADRFSAKPLAGPQTVAVIFDKTSTRTRVSFAVGIADLGGNPLIIQSGESQLGGKESLADTARVLERMVAAIVWRTFAQSGLEEMAEGTTVPVVNALSDEFHPCQILADLQTVREHKGRTEGLTLAFFGDGASNMSHSYLLGGATAGMHVRVAAPSSYAPDAAVVADAAAIAVRTGGSVAVFTDAREAAAGADVVITDTWVSMGKEDEKAERVAVFGDYTVNAELMGLAAEDAVFLHCLPAYRGLEVTADVIDGPQSVIWDEAENRLHAQKALLAWLLAKNEPTTNEPTTNEEGAA; encoded by the coding sequence ATGACCCGTCATTTCCTCCGCGACGACGACCTGAGCCCGGCCGAGCAGGCCGAGGTGCTCGACCTGGCGGCGCGGCTGAAGGCCGACCGCTTCTCCGCGAAGCCGCTCGCCGGCCCGCAGACCGTCGCCGTGATCTTCGACAAGACCTCGACCAGGACCCGCGTCTCGTTCGCGGTCGGGATCGCGGACCTCGGCGGCAACCCGCTGATCATCCAGAGCGGCGAGAGCCAGCTCGGCGGCAAGGAGTCGCTGGCCGACACCGCGCGCGTGCTGGAGCGGATGGTCGCCGCGATCGTCTGGCGCACCTTCGCTCAGAGCGGCCTGGAGGAGATGGCGGAGGGCACCACCGTCCCTGTCGTCAACGCGCTGTCGGACGAGTTCCACCCCTGCCAGATCCTCGCCGACCTGCAGACGGTGCGCGAGCACAAGGGCCGCACCGAGGGCCTGACGCTCGCCTTCTTCGGCGACGGCGCCAGCAACATGTCGCACTCGTACCTGCTCGGCGGCGCGACCGCCGGCATGCATGTCCGCGTCGCGGCGCCCTCGTCGTACGCGCCGGACGCCGCCGTGGTGGCCGACGCGGCCGCCATCGCCGTGCGCACCGGCGGCTCGGTCGCCGTCTTCACGGACGCCAGGGAGGCCGCGGCCGGCGCCGACGTCGTCATCACCGACACCTGGGTGTCGATGGGCAAGGAGGACGAGAAGGCCGAGCGGGTCGCCGTCTTCGGCGACTACACGGTGAACGCCGAGCTGATGGGGCTTGCCGCGGAGGACGCCGTGTTCCTGCACTGCCTGCCGGCCTACCGCGGCCTGGAGGTCACCGCCGACGTGATCGACGGCCCGCAGTCCGTGATCTGGGACGAGGCGGAGAACCGCCTGCACGCCCAGAAGGCGCTGCTGGCCTGGCTGCTCGCCAAGAACGAGCCGACCACGAACGAGCCGACCACGAACGAAGAGGGGGCGGCATGA
- a CDS encoding acetylornithine transaminase has translation MTARLAHSTEANTDGRWKPRFGDAMMRTLATPKLMLARGEGCRVWDVDGNEYLDFLAGIAVNSLGHAHPVLVEAVSSQVATLAHVSNYFSTQPQLELAERLRDITGAGEQGRILFGNSGAEANEAAFKLARLNRGPHGRRTRVLALHNAFHGRTMGSLALTGKPPMREAFEPLPGGVEHIDSTIHALEAAIDDRVAALFVEPIKGEAGVLDLPEGFLQRARELTEQHGALLIIDEIQTGIGRTGRWFAYQHADILPDAITVAKGIAGGVPIGALITFGRASELFSQGQHGSTFGGNPLATAAGNAVIGEIERADLVGNAARRGEELRAILRSYDSPLIGDIRGAGLLIGVGLTDGEAHRLSDAALANGLIINAPNESSIRLAPPLIVGDAELAEFRERFGRALDAVHAS, from the coding sequence ATGACGGCGCGACTCGCACACAGCACGGAAGCCAACACGGACGGGCGGTGGAAACCGCGCTTCGGCGACGCCATGATGCGCACTCTCGCGACCCCCAAGCTCATGCTCGCCCGCGGCGAAGGCTGCCGGGTCTGGGACGTCGACGGCAACGAGTACCTCGACTTCCTCGCCGGGATCGCGGTCAACTCGCTGGGCCACGCGCACCCCGTCCTGGTGGAGGCCGTGAGCAGCCAGGTGGCCACGCTCGCGCACGTCTCCAACTACTTCTCCACGCAGCCGCAACTCGAACTCGCCGAGCGCCTGCGCGACATCACCGGAGCGGGCGAGCAGGGCCGCATCCTGTTCGGCAACTCGGGGGCGGAGGCCAACGAGGCCGCCTTCAAGCTGGCGCGCCTCAACCGCGGCCCGCACGGCCGGCGCACGCGCGTGCTCGCCCTGCACAACGCCTTCCACGGCCGCACGATGGGCTCGCTCGCGCTCACCGGCAAGCCGCCGATGCGCGAGGCGTTCGAGCCGCTGCCGGGCGGGGTCGAGCACATCGACTCGACCATCCACGCGCTGGAGGCCGCCATCGACGACCGCGTGGCCGCGCTGTTCGTGGAGCCGATCAAGGGCGAGGCCGGCGTGCTCGACCTCCCGGAGGGCTTCCTGCAGCGCGCCCGCGAGCTCACCGAGCAGCACGGCGCGCTGCTGATCATCGACGAGATCCAGACCGGCATCGGCCGCACCGGGCGCTGGTTCGCCTACCAGCACGCCGACATCCTCCCGGACGCGATCACCGTCGCGAAGGGCATCGCCGGGGGAGTGCCCATCGGCGCCCTCATCACGTTCGGCCGCGCGTCGGAGCTGTTCAGCCAGGGCCAGCACGGCTCGACGTTCGGCGGCAACCCGCTGGCGACGGCCGCGGGCAACGCGGTGATCGGCGAGATCGAGCGGGCCGACCTGGTTGGCAACGCCGCCCGGCGCGGCGAGGAGCTGCGCGCCATCCTGCGCTCCTACGACTCGCCGCTGATCGGCGACATCCGCGGCGCCGGCCTGCTGATCGGCGTCGGCCTCACCGACGGCGAGGCGCACCGGCTCTCCGACGCGGCGCTCGCCAACGGGCTGATCATCAACGCGCCGAACGAGTCGAGCATCCGCCTCGCTCCTCCGCTGATCGTGGGCGACGCCGAGCTCGCGGAGTTCCGCGAGCGGTTCGGGCGCGCGCTCGACGCGGTGCACGCCTCCTGA
- the argB gene encoding acetylglutamate kinase, with protein sequence MTTDTDTDTAEAAERAAAADKAATLIESLPWLKTFHDRIIVVKFGGNAMVSEDLQRTFAEDIVYLRYAGLRPVVVHGGGPQISAMLDRLGIESEFRGGYRVTTPDAMDVVRMVLTGQINRDIVGNINKHGPLAAGLSGEDAGLFQGRKRGAVVDGEEVDLGLVGDVIGVNPEAVLAQLDAGRIPVVSSIAPDIDDPGQALNVNADAAAAALAVALGAAKLVILTDVAGLYSDWPNRDSLLSKIAAPELRELLPALESGMIPKMSACLDAVDGGVPKAAIIDGRVAHSILLEVFTQSGIGTEVVPA encoded by the coding sequence ATGACGACCGACACCGACACCGACACCGCGGAGGCCGCCGAGCGCGCCGCCGCCGCGGACAAAGCCGCGACCCTGATCGAGTCGCTGCCCTGGCTGAAGACCTTCCACGACCGCATCATCGTGGTGAAGTTCGGCGGCAACGCCATGGTGAGCGAGGACCTCCAGCGCACCTTCGCGGAGGACATCGTCTACCTGCGCTACGCGGGGCTGCGCCCGGTGGTCGTGCACGGCGGCGGTCCGCAGATCTCCGCGATGCTCGACCGGCTCGGCATCGAGAGCGAGTTCCGCGGCGGCTACCGGGTGACCACACCGGACGCGATGGACGTGGTGCGCATGGTCCTGACCGGCCAGATCAACCGCGACATCGTCGGCAACATCAACAAGCACGGCCCGCTCGCCGCCGGTCTGTCCGGGGAGGACGCCGGGCTGTTCCAGGGCCGCAAGCGCGGCGCCGTGGTCGACGGCGAGGAGGTCGACCTCGGCCTCGTGGGCGACGTGATCGGCGTGAACCCGGAGGCCGTGCTCGCACAGCTCGACGCCGGCCGCATCCCGGTGGTCTCCTCGATCGCGCCGGACATCGACGACCCGGGCCAGGCGCTCAACGTCAACGCCGACGCGGCCGCTGCGGCGCTCGCCGTCGCGCTCGGGGCGGCGAAGCTCGTCATCCTGACCGACGTCGCCGGTCTCTACAGCGACTGGCCGAACCGCGACTCGCTGCTGTCCAAGATCGCCGCGCCCGAGCTGCGCGAGCTGCTGCCCGCGCTGGAGTCGGGCATGATCCCCAAGATGTCGGCCTGCCTGGACGCGGTCGACGGCGGCGTGCCGAAGGCCGCGATCATCGACGGACGCGTGGCGCACTCGATCCTCCTCGAGGTGTTCACGCAGTCCGGAATCGGAACGGAGGTGGTGCCGGCATGA
- the argJ gene encoding bifunctional glutamate N-acetyltransferase/amino-acid acetyltransferase ArgJ: MSVTTAKGFSAAGVVAGLKSSGKRDLALVQNRGPLTAAAAVFTTNRCKANPVLWSEQVIADGVVSAIVLNSGGANCYTGAQGFQTTHATAEAVGEALGVSAGDVLVCSTGLIGEQLDLQKLTTGVAQAATALAGDSGLGAAEAIMTTDTRPKQAEQVSAAGWSVGGMAKGAGMLAPGLATMLVVITTDAVLDSTQLDSALRAATRVTFDRLDSDGCMSTNDTVALLGSGASGVTPDLDEFTFALTEVCRSLATQLQEDAEGASHDVTIEVVNARTEDEAVTVGRAVSRSNLFKAAIFGNDPNWGRVLAAVGTTDAEFDPYGIDVAINGVQVCTAGEPDQPRDLVDLTPRAVHVLIDLHAGDETAAILTNDLTHDYVHENSAYSS; the protein is encoded by the coding sequence ATGAGCGTCACCACCGCCAAGGGATTCTCCGCCGCCGGCGTCGTCGCCGGCCTCAAGTCGAGCGGCAAGCGCGACCTCGCGCTCGTCCAGAACCGCGGACCGCTGACGGCGGCCGCCGCGGTCTTCACGACCAACCGCTGCAAGGCGAACCCGGTGCTGTGGAGCGAGCAGGTCATCGCCGACGGCGTCGTGTCGGCGATCGTCCTGAACTCCGGCGGCGCGAACTGCTACACCGGCGCGCAGGGCTTCCAGACCACGCACGCGACGGCGGAGGCCGTGGGCGAGGCGCTCGGCGTCTCCGCCGGTGACGTGCTGGTCTGCTCCACCGGCCTGATCGGCGAGCAGCTCGACCTCCAGAAGCTGACCACGGGTGTCGCCCAGGCGGCCACCGCCCTCGCCGGCGACTCCGGGCTCGGCGCGGCCGAGGCGATCATGACCACCGACACGCGCCCGAAGCAGGCCGAGCAGGTCTCAGCGGCCGGCTGGTCGGTCGGCGGCATGGCCAAGGGCGCCGGGATGCTCGCGCCGGGCCTCGCGACGATGCTCGTCGTCATCACGACGGACGCCGTGCTCGACTCCACTCAGCTCGACTCGGCGCTCCGCGCAGCCACCCGGGTCACCTTCGACCGCCTCGACTCGGACGGCTGCATGTCGACCAACGACACCGTCGCGCTGCTCGGCTCCGGCGCGAGCGGCGTCACGCCCGACCTGGACGAGTTCACGTTCGCGCTCACCGAGGTGTGCCGCAGCCTGGCAACGCAGCTCCAGGAGGACGCCGAGGGCGCCTCCCACGACGTCACGATCGAGGTCGTCAACGCCAGGACCGAGGACGAGGCCGTGACCGTCGGCCGCGCGGTGTCGCGGTCGAACCTGTTCAAGGCGGCCATTTTCGGCAACGACCCCAACTGGGGCCGCGTGCTCGCCGCGGTCGGCACCACCGACGCGGAGTTCGACCCGTACGGCATCGACGTCGCGATCAACGGCGTGCAGGTGTGCACGGCGGGGGAGCCGGACCAGCCGCGCGACCTGGTCGACCTGACGCCGCGCGCGGTGCACGTGCTCATCGACCTGCACGCGGGCGACGAGACGGCGGCCATCCTCACCAACGACCTGACCCACGACTACGTCCACGAGAACAGTGCCTACTCCAGCTGA
- the argC gene encoding N-acetyl-gamma-glutamyl-phosphate reductase produces MTLSVAVAGASGYAGGELLRILADHPDFEIRTVTAHNNAGHPLAAHQPHLRSLAHLTLTENTPENLAGHDVVFLALPHGRSGEVAAQLPGDTLVVDAGADHRLEDPADWDAFYGGEYFGSWAYGVPELIVGADGAKQRAHLAGATRIAAPGCNASAVSLALAPGIHAGVVEEEDIVSVLAVGPSGAGKSLKTMYLASEILGSANPYAVGGTHRHIPEIQQNLRKAGATTPTLSFTPVLVPMSRGILATTTARVKPGVTAAHVQEVWEAAYADEPFVHVLPAGVVPRTADVLGSNTVLIGVALDQAAGRVVTVLAIDNLYKGTAGAAIQSANIALGLPETAGLSVNGVAP; encoded by the coding sequence ATGACTCTCTCGGTTGCCGTCGCCGGTGCCTCCGGGTACGCGGGTGGCGAGCTGCTGCGCATCCTCGCCGACCATCCCGACTTCGAGATCCGCACTGTGACCGCGCACAACAACGCCGGTCACCCACTCGCCGCGCACCAGCCGCACCTGCGCTCCCTCGCCCACCTCACCCTCACCGAGAACACGCCGGAGAACCTCGCCGGTCACGACGTGGTCTTCCTCGCGCTGCCGCACGGCCGCTCCGGGGAGGTCGCCGCGCAGCTGCCCGGCGACACCCTCGTCGTCGACGCGGGGGCCGACCACCGGCTGGAGGACCCGGCCGACTGGGACGCGTTCTACGGCGGCGAGTACTTCGGCTCGTGGGCGTACGGCGTCCCCGAGCTGATCGTCGGGGCCGACGGCGCCAAGCAGCGCGCGCACCTCGCCGGAGCGACCCGCATTGCGGCGCCCGGCTGCAACGCGAGCGCCGTCTCGCTCGCGCTCGCGCCGGGCATCCACGCCGGGGTGGTCGAGGAGGAGGACATCGTCAGCGTCCTCGCCGTCGGGCCGTCCGGCGCGGGGAAGTCGCTCAAGACGATGTATCTGGCCAGCGAGATCCTCGGCTCCGCCAACCCGTACGCGGTCGGCGGCACGCACCGGCACATCCCGGAGATCCAGCAGAACCTCCGCAAAGCGGGCGCGACGACGCCGACCCTCTCGTTCACTCCGGTGCTCGTGCCGATGTCGCGGGGGATCCTGGCGACCACCACCGCGCGGGTGAAGCCGGGAGTGACCGCCGCACACGTGCAGGAGGTCTGGGAGGCCGCCTACGCGGACGAGCCGTTCGTGCACGTCCTGCCCGCAGGGGTCGTGCCGCGCACGGCGGACGTGCTGGGGTCGAACACCGTGCTGATCGGGGTCGCCCTCGACCAGGCGGCGGGCCGGGTCGTGACCGTGCTCGCCATCGACAATCTGTACAAAGGAACGGCCGGCGCGGCGATCCAGTCCGCGAACATCGCTCTCGGGCTCCCCGAGACCGCCGGTCTGAGTGTGAACGGAGTCGCGCCATGA
- the pheT gene encoding phenylalanine--tRNA ligase subunit beta: MRVPLSWLGEYVDLEPGTTADEVHAALVSVGLEEEDVHTFEISGPVVVGQVLDFVEEPQSNGKTIRWCQVRSAPEGQKAADGGDAVHGIVCGARNFFPGDKVVVTLPGSVLPGPFPIAARKTYGHVSDGMIASARELGLGDDHEGILRLTTLGLDPEVGADAISLLGLDDTAVEVNVTPDRGYAFSIRGIAREYSHATGAAFRDPAEAVRVHSTGAHAHGFSVTIDDRAPIRGRVGATVFVTRVVRDVDGSRPTPPWMVARLKLAGIRSISLIVDITNYVMLELGQPIHGYDLDKLSGGIIVRRAHAGETLVTLDDQTRVLDEEDLLITDESGAIGLAGVMGGASTEIGAGTSNVLVEAANFDPVSIARTARRHKLPSEASKRFERGVDPRVAVAAAARVVQLLEQLAGGHADELGSLLDTAGEAEPIRLPSAYIPNLIGVAFTDDEVRGALAEIGGTVTGDADGLLVVPPSWRPDLRDKSDLAEEVARIVGFDRIPSVLPVAPPGRGLSRAQKLRRSVAQMLADNGATEVLAFPFVSEAQNDLFGSPEAGPVPAVRLANALDATAPYLRTSLLPGLIDVAKRNLARGLVDLRVYELGTVFLPAGGVLGSEELPLGAALPGDDVLAGLNAGIPAQPRHLAGLIVGSPVEKQPGQAPVAAGLADALTAVQQTATAVGVRVEPVQSRHQALHPGRTAQLVAHAADGSRVVVGYAGELLPAIAEDLDLPRVVAVYELDLDALIAVAPADIVAGVIAGFPAATQDLSLVVRDEVPAGELLAAVREGAGALLEDIRLVDDYRGAGLPADRKSLTFALRFRADDRTLTAAEASEAKLAGAARAEELFGAHIRE; the protein is encoded by the coding sequence ATGCGCGTCCCCCTGAGTTGGCTCGGCGAGTACGTCGACCTCGAGCCCGGCACCACGGCCGACGAGGTCCACGCCGCCCTCGTGTCCGTCGGGCTCGAGGAGGAGGACGTCCACACCTTCGAGATCAGCGGCCCGGTGGTCGTCGGCCAGGTGCTGGACTTCGTGGAGGAGCCGCAGAGCAACGGCAAGACCATCCGCTGGTGCCAGGTCCGCAGCGCTCCGGAAGGCCAGAAGGCCGCCGACGGTGGCGACGCCGTCCACGGCATCGTCTGCGGCGCCCGCAACTTCTTCCCCGGCGACAAGGTCGTCGTGACGCTGCCCGGCTCGGTCCTGCCCGGACCGTTCCCGATCGCCGCCCGCAAGACCTACGGGCACGTCTCGGACGGCATGATCGCCTCCGCGCGCGAGCTCGGCCTCGGCGACGACCACGAGGGCATCCTGCGGCTGACGACGCTCGGGCTCGACCCGGAGGTCGGCGCCGACGCCATCTCGCTGCTCGGGCTGGACGACACCGCGGTGGAGGTCAACGTCACGCCCGACCGCGGCTACGCGTTCTCCATCCGCGGCATCGCCCGCGAGTACTCGCACGCGACCGGCGCGGCTTTCCGCGACCCGGCCGAGGCCGTCCGCGTCCACTCCACGGGAGCGCACGCGCACGGCTTCAGCGTGACGATCGACGACCGCGCGCCGATCCGCGGCCGCGTCGGCGCCACGGTGTTCGTCACGCGCGTCGTCCGCGACGTCGACGGCTCCCGGCCGACCCCGCCGTGGATGGTCGCGCGGCTGAAGCTCGCCGGCATCCGCTCGATCTCGCTGATCGTGGACATCACCAACTACGTGATGCTCGAGCTCGGCCAGCCGATCCACGGCTACGACCTCGACAAGCTCTCCGGCGGCATCATCGTGCGCCGCGCGCACGCGGGCGAGACGCTGGTGACCCTGGACGACCAGACCCGCGTCCTGGACGAGGAGGACCTCCTCATCACCGACGAGTCCGGGGCCATCGGCCTGGCCGGCGTGATGGGCGGAGCGTCCACCGAGATCGGCGCGGGCACGAGCAACGTGCTGGTGGAGGCCGCCAACTTCGACCCGGTGTCGATCGCGCGCACCGCCCGCCGGCACAAGCTGCCGAGCGAGGCCTCCAAGCGCTTCGAGCGCGGGGTCGACCCGCGCGTCGCCGTCGCGGCGGCCGCCCGCGTCGTGCAGCTCCTGGAACAGCTCGCCGGTGGCCACGCCGACGAGCTCGGCTCGCTGCTCGACACCGCGGGGGAGGCGGAGCCCATCCGCCTGCCGAGCGCCTACATCCCGAACCTGATCGGGGTGGCGTTCACCGACGACGAGGTGCGCGGCGCGCTCGCCGAGATCGGCGGCACCGTGACCGGCGACGCCGACGGCCTGCTCGTCGTGCCGCCGAGCTGGCGTCCTGACCTGCGCGACAAGTCCGACCTGGCGGAGGAGGTCGCCCGCATCGTCGGGTTCGACCGCATCCCGTCCGTGCTGCCCGTCGCGCCTCCCGGCCGCGGCCTGTCGCGCGCGCAGAAGCTGCGCCGCTCGGTCGCCCAAATGCTCGCCGACAACGGCGCGACCGAGGTGCTCGCCTTCCCGTTCGTCTCGGAGGCGCAGAACGATCTGTTCGGCTCGCCCGAGGCCGGCCCGGTGCCGGCGGTGCGCCTGGCGAACGCGCTCGACGCGACCGCCCCGTACCTGCGCACCTCGCTCCTTCCCGGCCTGATCGACGTGGCCAAGCGCAACCTCGCGCGCGGCCTCGTCGACCTGCGCGTCTACGAGCTCGGCACGGTGTTCCTCCCCGCAGGCGGCGTGCTCGGCAGCGAGGAGCTGCCGCTCGGCGCCGCCCTCCCGGGCGACGACGTGCTCGCCGGCCTGAACGCGGGCATTCCCGCGCAGCCGCGCCACCTCGCCGGCCTGATCGTCGGCAGCCCGGTGGAGAAGCAGCCCGGCCAGGCGCCCGTCGCCGCCGGACTCGCCGACGCGCTGACCGCCGTGCAGCAGACCGCGACCGCCGTGGGCGTCCGCGTCGAGCCGGTGCAGAGCCGCCACCAGGCGCTGCACCCGGGACGCACCGCCCAGCTCGTGGCGCACGCCGCGGACGGCTCGCGCGTCGTCGTGGGCTACGCCGGCGAGCTGCTGCCCGCGATCGCGGAGGACCTCGACCTCCCGCGCGTCGTCGCGGTCTACGAGCTCGACCTGGACGCGCTGATCGCCGTCGCGCCCGCCGACATCGTCGCGGGCGTGATCGCCGGCTTCCCGGCGGCGACGCAGGACCTGTCGCTCGTCGTGCGCGACGAGGTCCCGGCCGGCGAGCTGCTGGCCGCGGTCCGGGAGGGCGCCGGCGCGCTCCTGGAGGACATCCGCCTGGTCGACGACTACCGCGGCGCCGGTCTCCCGGCCGACCGCAAGAGCCTCACCTTCGCGCTGCGCTTCCGCGCCGACGACCGCACCCTCACCGCGGCCGAAGCCAGCGAGGCGAAGCTCGCGGGGGCGGCGCGTGCCGAGGAGCTGTTCGGCGCGCATATCCGCGAGTAG